One part of the Funiculus sociatus GB2-C1 genome encodes these proteins:
- the kaiC gene encoding circadian clock protein KaiC: MNQTNPSEHKDELAPLGVQKIRTMIEGFDDISHGGLPLGRTTLFSGTSGTGKTLFAVQFLYNGITQFDESGVFVTFEESPTDIIKNASSFGWDLQKFIDQGQLFILDASPDPEGQEVVGNFDLSALIERIQYAIRKYKAKRVSVDSVTAIFQQYDAAGLVRREIFRLVARLKQIGVTTIMTTERIEEYGQVARFGVEEFVSDNVAIVRNVLEGERRRRTIEILKLRGTTHMKGEYPFTITNNGINIFPLGAMRLTQRSSNIRVSSGVKTLDEMCGGGFFKDSIILATGATGTGKTLLVSKFLENACLRDERAILFAYEESRAQLSRNAYSWGIDFEEMEQKGLLKILCTYPESAGLEDHLQIIKSEIAEFKPCRIAIDSLSALARGVSSNAFRQFVIGVTGYAKQEEITGFFTNTTDQFMGSHSITDSHISTITDTILMLQYVEIRGEMSRAINVFKMRGSWHEKGIREYTITDEGAEIKDSFRNYERIISGSPTRIAVDEKSELSRIVRGMRDNSSDTVI; this comes from the coding sequence ATGAATCAAACTAATCCAAGCGAGCATAAAGACGAATTGGCACCGCTAGGAGTCCAAAAAATTCGCACAATGATTGAAGGTTTCGATGACATTAGTCATGGAGGCTTACCACTGGGGAGAACCACCTTATTCAGTGGCACATCCGGAACTGGTAAAACCTTGTTTGCAGTTCAGTTTCTCTACAACGGTATTACTCAGTTTGATGAGTCTGGCGTATTTGTTACTTTTGAAGAATCTCCTACAGATATCATAAAAAATGCCTCCAGCTTTGGTTGGGATTTGCAGAAATTCATAGATCAAGGCCAGCTATTTATTCTGGATGCTTCTCCCGATCCTGAAGGACAGGAAGTTGTCGGTAACTTTGACCTGTCTGCCTTAATTGAGCGCATTCAGTATGCCATTCGTAAATATAAAGCCAAGCGGGTTTCCGTTGACTCTGTAACAGCTATTTTTCAGCAATATGATGCCGCAGGGCTAGTACGACGGGAAATTTTTAGATTGGTAGCCCGCCTCAAACAAATTGGTGTCACCACCATAATGACGACAGAAAGGATTGAGGAATATGGCCAAGTGGCGCGATTTGGGGTAGAAGAATTTGTTTCTGATAACGTGGCCATTGTTCGCAACGTTTTGGAAGGAGAACGTCGCCGCCGCACCATTGAAATTCTTAAACTTCGCGGTACTACCCATATGAAAGGCGAATACCCTTTCACCATTACCAATAATGGAATCAATATCTTCCCACTAGGAGCCATGCGACTCACCCAGCGTTCTTCCAATATTCGGGTGTCTTCTGGTGTCAAAACCCTCGATGAAATGTGTGGTGGTGGATTCTTCAAAGATTCGATTATTTTGGCAACAGGTGCTACAGGTACAGGAAAAACGCTTTTAGTAAGCAAATTTTTGGAAAATGCCTGCCTCAGGGACGAACGTGCCATCTTGTTTGCCTATGAAGAATCTCGCGCCCAACTTTCTCGCAATGCTTATTCCTGGGGCATTGATTTTGAGGAGATGGAGCAAAAAGGGTTGCTAAAAATTCTCTGTACTTATCCAGAGTCGGCTGGGTTAGAAGACCATTTGCAAATTATTAAATCAGAAATTGCTGAATTTAAGCCGTGTCGCATTGCCATTGATTCCCTATCTGCTTTAGCACGCGGCGTTAGCAGTAATGCCTTCCGGCAGTTTGTAATTGGCGTTACTGGTTATGCCAAGCAAGAGGAAATTACTGGCTTTTTTACCAACACAACTGACCAATTTATGGGTTCCCATTCGATTACGGATTCCCATATTTCCACGATTACAGACACGATTTTGATGCTGCAATATGTGGAAATTCGCGGTGAAATGTCCCGTGCTATCAATGTTTTCAAGATGCGGGGTTCTTGGCACGAAAAAGGTATCCGCGAGTACACTATCACTGATGAGGGAGCTGAAATTAAAGATTCTTTCCGTAATTATGAAAGAATTATCAGTGGCTCACCCACTCGGATTGCAGTTGACGAAAAGAGCGAATTATCCCGCATTGTTCGAGGGATGAGGGACAATAGTAGCGATACGGTAATTTAA